One window of the Procambarus clarkii isolate CNS0578487 chromosome 89, FALCON_Pclarkii_2.0, whole genome shotgun sequence genome contains the following:
- the LOC138359232 gene encoding golgin subfamily A member 6-like protein 2 — MACDNVIAGGDTIVGSDAMAGGDSIANGDALPGDDVIAGDDSMSGGDAMAGGDDPMAGDNAMADDDAMDGGDAVAGDDDAMAGGDAMAGDDAMAGGDTMTGDDTITSGDTIANGDAMADGDDTTLEVTP; from the coding sequence ATGGCTTGTGATAACGTCATagctggtggtgacaccattgTTGgtagtgacgccatggctggtggtgactcgATAGCTAATGGTGATGCCTTGCCTGGTGATGACGTCATTGCTGGTGATGACTCCAtgtctggtggtgacgccatggctggtggtgatgaccCCATGGCTGGGGATAACGCCATGGCTGATGATGACGCCatggatggtggtgatgctgtagcTGGTGATGACGATgctatggctggtggtgacgccatggctggtgatgatgccatggctggtggtgacaccatgaCTGGTGATGACACCATAACTAGTGGCGACACCATAGCtaatggtgatgccatggctgatgGTGATGATACCACGCTGGAGGTGACACCATAG
- the LOC138359233 gene encoding circumsporozoite protein-like: MAACVAMGTERVAVGSRPLSYSGGHAIAGGDAIAGGDAMAGGDAMAGGDAINGDDVMESDDTMAGDDTMSGDDSMAGGDAMAGGDAMAGGDAIAGGDAMAGDDAMAGGDAMAGGDAINGDDAMESDDTRAGDNSMAGVDSMAGGDAMAGGDAMNGDDTIARDDFIAGGGAIAGGDAKADDDAMAGGDATSFEFRYEGKA, encoded by the exons ATGGCCGCCTGCGTTGCTATGGGGACAGAGCGGGTGGCGGTTGGCTCACGCCCCCTCAGCTACTCCG GTGGTCatgccattgctggtggtgacgccatagctggtggtgacgccatggctggaggTGACGCAATGGCTGGTGGAGACGCCATTAATGGTGATGACGTCATGGAAagtgatgacaccatggctggtgatgacaccatgtcTGGTGATgactccatggctggtggtgacgccatggctggtggtgacgcaatggctggtggagacgccattgctggtggtgacgccatggctggtgatgacgccatggctggtggtgacgcaatgGCTGGTGGAGACGCCATTaatggtgatgacgccatggaaAGTGATGACACCAGGGCTGGTGATAACTCCATGGCTGGTGTTGActctatggctggtggtgacgcaatggctggtggtgacgccatgaatGGTGATGACACAATAGCTAGGGATGATTTCATTGCTGGTGGTGGCGCAATAGCTGGTGGTGACGCAAAGGCTGATGATgacgcaatggctggtggtgatgccaccagttttgagttcagatatgaagggaaggcatag